The genomic stretch CATCGACTGCGCGAACGCAGGAACACTCATGCGGTTGGTTACCGGCATCCTCGTGGGCCAGCAGGGTGAGGTGACCGTCCTTGACGGAGACGAGTCGCTTCGCGCTCGTCCCATGACGCGCATCATCGAGCCGCTCGCGCGAATGGGGGCCGAGGTCGTGGCATCGGGCGGCGGCACGGCACCGCTCGTCGTACGCCCAGGACGTCCGCTCCGGGGGGTGGTGTACGACCTCCCGGTTGCCAGCGCCCAAGTGAAGAGTTGCATCTTGTTGGCGGGCCTCAATGCCGAGGGCGAGACCTGGGTGCGTGAGCCGGTTCGGTCGCGGGATCACACGGAGCGCATGCTGCGCGCCGCCGGCGTGGATGTGATGGAGCGGGATGGCATGGTCGGCGTTCGCGGGCCGGTTACGTCACTCGCGCTTCCGGACATCCGGGTACCCGGCGACTTCTCGTCGGCGGCGTTCGCCATCGTCGCGGGCGTGCTTGCCGGAGACCCCGCAGTCTGTGTGACGGGCGTCAACCTCAACCCTGCGCGCACCGGACTCCTGGATGTGCTCGCCCGGATGGGCGCCGACGTCACGGTGGCGGCTGGGCCCGATGTGGCCGGCGAGCCCGCGGGGGACATCATCGTGCGCCGTTGCGGGTTGCTCCACGCCACCGAGGTACGCGCCGATGAGGTGCCGTCGATGGTGGACGAGATCCCCCTCGTGGGTCTCCTCGGAGCGTTGGCCGCAGGCACGACGGTGGTGAGTGGGGCGAATGAGCTTCGGGTGAAGGAGAGTGACCGGATCGCTACGGTCGTGGCGCTCCTCAGAGCCATCGGTGCGGATGTCGAGGAGCAGGGCGACGGCTTCGTTGTGCGGGGATCGAAGACGCTTCCCGGCGGCGAGGTGCAGTCCCACGGGGACCACCGTTTGGCAATGCTCGGGGCCCTCGCGGGCATCGTGAGCGTCCGCGGGGTGACCGTGCACGGTATGGACGCCGCCGCGGTGTCGTACCCCGGGTTCGTGGACGACTTCACCGCGCTTGGGGTGGTGACCGGGTGATCATCGCGATCGACGGCCCGGCGGGGGCGGGGAAGAGCACCGTGGCCCGCGCGGTGGCCCGCGCACTCGGGATCGGGTACCTCGACACGGGTGCGATGTACCGCGCCCTCACCCTCGTGGCCCTTCGCACGGGGGTGGCTCTCGACGACGGGCCGGCGCTCGCCGATATGGCCCGTGACCATCCCGTCACCCTCACGAGTGGCGCGGCCGGTGTCCGCGTCGTCATCCGCGGCGATGACGTGACGATGGCGATTCGCGAGTCCGACGTGACCGCCGCCGTATCCGTCGTGGCGGCGTACCCGGACGTGCGTAGCGAGATGGTCGCCCGTCAGCGGCAGGTTATGGAGCATGGGGACTGGGTATGTGACGGTCGCGACATCGGCAGCGTGGTGTTCCCCGGTGCGCAGGTGAAGGTGTTCCTCACGGCCTCGGTGGACGAGCGCGCGCGCCGCCGCCACGCCGAACTGGTGGCCCGGGGCGAGCGGGTAGATCTCCGCGTCGTCCGCGACGACGTGGAGCGTCGCGATCTGGCCGACTCCTCTCGCGCCGCGAGTCCGCTCGTGGTGGCCGATGGTGCCGAGGTTCTCGACACCACGGGAATGCGCATCGACGAGGTGGTCGCCCGTATCGCCGGGATGGCACGGGGGGTGTCGTAGTGACGGTCCACCCGCCCGGACCGGCAGATGCGGTGCGGCACCGGATGTGGTTGTGGTGGATTTCCGCGCACCTGCTCGGGGTGGTGTTTCGCCTGTGGTTCCGCATCCGGGTGCGCGGCACGCACCACGTGCCCCGCACGGGCGCCGTCCTGATCGTGTGCAACCACATCTCGTTCCTCGATCCGCCCATGGTGGGATGGGCCAGCCGCCCCCGAAAGTCGTTCTACATGGCGAAGGCCGAGATCTTCGACGGTGCCCGGAGTGCATGGATGATGTCGTCTTTCGGGGTATTCCCCGTGGCGCGCGGTGGTGTCGATCGCAATGCGGTGCGCATCGCCCGCGACCTGCTGGCCCGTGGCGAGTCGGTGCTCATGTTTCCCGAGGGGACGCGGTCGCGTGATGGCCGGCTGCGCGCGGCCTTCCCCGGAGCGGGTTCGATGGGGCTCGACACGGATGTGGTTATTGTGCCGGCGGCCATCTGGGGGAGTCAGTCGAGGACCGGTCCGGTTCGCGTGGTGTTCGGTCCCCCCGTATCCTCCGACGGGCTCACCGCCGGAACACGCGGTGCGCGTGCGGCCGAACTGACGCGCCGAATGATGGAGGCCATCGCGGAACTGATTCCCGAGGCTGGTGGTCCACCGCAGGTCGTGAATGACGGCGTGCCGAGTCTGGAGAAGGACGCATGAGCGAGGGGGATGAACCCACGGGCCACCCCGACCGGTCGAAGCCGTCGCGCCCAGGCATGCCCGATCGCCCGCGGGGACGGGAGCGCCACGCACCGAAGGGCAGCACGGTGGCCCTTGGGCAGGCGGTGGTGGCGGTCGTGGGGTATCCCAACGTGGGCAAGTCAACGCTGTTCAACCGGCTCACCGGACGACGCGAGGCCGTCGTCGATTCCCGGCCCGGAGCCACTCGCGATCGTCGTCAGGGCGGCGCAGAATGGAACGGCGTGCAGTTTCAGATCCTCGACACCGGTGGCATCGACGATGCCGACGAGTCGTCGCTCGCACGGGACATCTCGAGTCAGGCCGTCCGCGCGATCGACGAGGCCGACCTCATCCTGTTCGTCGTGGACGCGATGGCCGGTGCCACGGCCGGTGACCTCGAGGTCGCCGAGCGCCTGCGCCGCTCGCACCGTCCGGTCATCGTGGTCGCCAACAAGTGCGACAACGAGGACGCCGAGATACGTGCCCAGTCGTTGTGGGGGCTCGGTCTCGGCGAGGTCGTCACGGTGTCGGCGCTGCACGGGCGAGGGGTGGGCGACTTCCTCGACCTGCTGGTGGAGAGTCTCCCCGAGATCGCGGTGGATGACGACGAGGGGGACGACGCGGTCGACCGGATGCCGGCCTTCTGCATCATGGGCCGCCCGAACGTGGGAAAGAGTTCCATCCTCAACGCGCTCCTCGGGGAGGAGCGCATGATCGTCCAAGACCAGCCCGGTACTACGCGCGACCCGGTGGACACCATCATCGAGTGGGATGGGCAGGAGATCGTGCTCATCGACACTGCCGGTCTCCGGCGCCGCGGGCGCATGAGGGAACGCGTGGAGCACTACAGCCAGTTGCGTGCCATCGAGGCCGCCCACCGGGCCGACGTAGCGATCGTCGTGGCCGACGCGACCGAGGGCATCACCGAGGCCGATCTGGCCGCATGCGACCAAGCGGCGCAGGCGCATTGCGCCACGCTGCTCATACTCAACAAGTGGGATCTCGCCACCCCTGACCTCACGGACTTGCGTGGTCGCGTGCGCCGGAAGAGCCGGCAGCACCCGCCCATCGTGGCCTGTTCCGCGGTGACGAGCGAGGGGCTGGATCGCGTCATCCCCGCAGCGCTCCGCCTGTTCGCCAAGAGCCGCAACCGGTTGTCGACGCACGACCTCAACACCACGCTGCGTGCTCTGGCCGCGGAGCGGCCTGGCCCGCGCAAGGGCAATCGCCAACTCTCCATGCGCTTCCTCGTGCAGACGGGCGTCGCCCCACCCATCTTCCGGCTCGAGGTCAACGACCGTGCTCTCATGACCCGCGACTACGGTTTCTGGCTCGAGAACCGGATTCGCGACCGCTTCGACCTCGCGGGTGTGCCGGTGGACATCGAGGTGAGGAGCCGCAGGTGAGCGATGTCGTTGTGGTGGGAGCGGGGGCATGGGGTGCAACGTTCGCCTGCGTCGCCTCGCGTGCGGGTGCCGGGGTGACCCTCCTCTGCCGAACGCCTGAGCAAGCGGCGGTCCTAAGAGACACTCGCCACGACGACGCGCATCTCGGTGATGTCGCTCTTCCCGACGACGTGAGCGTTACCCACCTCGACGACTCGGATCCATTCGTCGACGCCCGCATCGTGGTCATCGCGCTCCCCAGTCGAGCCGTCGGTGTCATGGCACCGATCATCGCGGACCGCCTTCCGGCCGGCGCTGGGGTCCTGTCGCTCACCAAGGGTCTCGAGCCCGGTACCGGTCGCGTTCTGTCGGAGGTCTGGCGCGACGCCCTCGGGGACGACGTGCCCTTCGCCGTGCTCTCGGGACCCAACCACGCCGAGGAGATCTCCCGAGGCCAGCCCGCCGCTGCAGTGGTGAGTGGTGATCCCGCGTTTGCGGCCCGGGTACGGGACGCCGTGTCGGGTCCGGTCTTCCGCGTGTACGTCAACGACGATCTCGTGGGTGTGGAGTTGTGCGGGGCGGCGAAGAACGTCATCGCGATCGCTGCCGGCATGGCCGACGGGCTCGGATTCGGTGACAACTCCAAGGCGGCGCTCATCACCCGGGGGTTGGCGGAGATGAGCCGCCTCGGTGCCGCAGCGGGTGCGAACGACGCCACATTCCGTGGGCTTGCGGGCATGGGCGACCTCATCGCCACGTGCACGAGCCGGCACAGTCGCAACCGCCGGGCCGGGGAGTTGATCGCTCGGGGAATGACCGCCGCCGACGCGGAAGCCAAAATCGGGCACGTGGTCGAAGGGCTCGCCACCGTGCAGGCCCTCCGTTTGCGCGCAGACCGGGCCGGGGTCGAGTTGCCAATCTCTGATCAGGTGGCGGCTGCGATTTTCGAGGGCCGCCCGGTGGCGGACTGCCTCATGAACCTTATGGGGCGTGCACCGGCTGCTGAGGCGTGAACCCGCCGGGTGAGACCTGAACCGAGTCTTTACCGTTTCGTGACGATCAGTCCATCGCGCCCCGTTACCGTCGTCCGTAGTGTGAAGTCCCCAACGAAGGTTTCCCTGAGATGAGATTGTCCACCGCTCGCCGTCGTACGCGTCGTCAGATTATTCCGGCGGTCGTGTTGGCCGTAGTGGGTGTTGCGAGCGGCGCGGTGCTCGTCTCGGGGTGCGGGGATACGGCATCGGCCGGTTCCGCCCCGGAGTCGATCGCCGGGTACATCCCCGCGGAGAGCGCCGTCTATTTCCAGGTGTCCACCGACACCGACGGGGCACAGTGGACACAGATCAAACAGCTCGGGGCACTGTTCCCGGGGTACGCGGCAATGAGTGCGGACTTCGAGGCGGCGTTAGCCCGTGAGGGCGTGGACTGGGACACGGACCTCAAGCCCCTCCTCGGCGAGGCCGTCGCCCTCGCGATCACCGATGTCCCGGGTGGCGCATCGGGCGCCGCCGGGACGGAAACGGCGACGACAGGTGCCGCTGGGACGAGCGCGATGCCGACGAGCCCGGACGGGATGAGCACCGACGGGATGACCACCGACGGGATGACCACCGACGGGATGACCACCGACGGGATGACCACGACGACGCTCCCTGACCCGACGACCACCTACGGCACGAGCACCGACGGAACGGGCATCGGGATGGCGATGGAACCGTATCCGGGGCGAACGAACCCGACGGGCGTCGACGGCACGAGCACCGACGGGACGAGCACGACGACGCCTGGTGCCACCTCGAAGAGCCCGCTGACGATAGGCACGAAGCACGCGATGCTGGCCGTTCTGCAGATCGCTCCGGACGCGATGGCAGACGTGACGGCACTCATCACCGATGACCCGTCGGGACTCACGAAGACCGGGGAGTACCAGGGCGCAACCATGTATTCCGATGCGGCCGTCGACATGAGCGTGGCGGTGGCGGAGGAGAGCCTCATCATCGGGTCGTCAGAGGAGGTGGTACGGCGTTCCCTCGATGCCCATGCATCCGGGGGGGAGGCCGTGTTGTCTGGCGTCGTCCGCTTCAACGATGCGTTGGCCCTCCTCCCCAAGGATGTCTTCGCGATGGCGTACGTCAACCTCGATGTCCTCGGTCTGAGTGCGACGGACGCCATCCCGCAGGTGGGCTCTCTTGTGGGCGACCAGGTGACCGGTGCCGCTGCGATGTCGGTGACCGCTGAGCCGGGTGGACTCCGGATGAAGGCCGTGGTGGTGGATGGCCCGCCCATCTTTGACCAGACGTCATTTGCACCGACCCTCACCCGCCAAGCACCGGCCGACTGCGTTGTCTACATCGGCTTCAACCGCCTCGCCGACACCGTCTCCGCAGCTCTTGCGGCCGCCTCCGAGAGCGGAACCCCCGATACGAAGAAGCAGATCGACGCCCTCACCACGCAACTTCCCAGTCTCCTCGGCGTGAATGGAGATGACCTCCGCAACCTGACCGGAGGTGAACATGCGGTGGTGGTGACTCGGGAGTCGCCCACTCCCGGTGTATCGCTGGCCCTGCGAACAGCCGATGGGGCACACGCAACGAAGAGTCTCACCGCTCTGTCGAAAAGCCTGCCTGCGGTCTTCGCGCAGTTCGGTGGCAGCGACACGGTGATTGGCGACTGGACCACCGTGGACCTCAAGGGCACCACAGGTCGCCAACTGTCCCTCGGGACGTGGGGCGGCATCGTCTGGGGTGTGCGCGGCAACCTCGCCGTTGTGGGCTCCCGCGCATCGGGCGTGGCCAGCGTGCTGGCCCCGCGTGCGGTCGGGACGTCGCTCGCCGCCGCGCCGGCGTTCGGAGATGCTACCCGCGGGATGCCGTCACAGGTGAGTGGTCTCGCGTGGGTGAACATGCGCGAGGTCAGTCGGCTGTTGGCGGCGAATGGCGCCTTCGATGGCAAGGGGGGCGCACGCATGCGTGCCAACCTCGCTCCGATCACCTCCGTCGCGGCGTGGACGACGTCGGGGACGAACCCGACGCTCGAGGTGTTCGTGGGGATGGCCCCCTAACTGCGCGGACCACACACCGTCCGTGACCTGTGCTCGCCGGAGGCCGAGGCCCCTGGCTCTCCGGTCGGAACGTCGGCGGGACCGCACCTTGGGGCCATTCGTCTCGGGTCCGATCCGACGGGGGTTGCACCTCCGAGCGGCATCCGTCGTGTGTGATGGGGGTCTGCCCTGCTGGTAACCTCGCGCGCTGGATCAATTGGCAAGGAGCTGCATGAGCGAGTACCTGTTCACCTCGGAGTCCGTGACCGAGGGGCACCCCGACAAGATCGCTGACCAGATCTCGGACGGCGTGCTCGATTCGATGCTCGCTCAGGATCCGACGGCTCGCGTGGCGTGCGAGACCCTCATCACGACGGGACAGGTGATGATTGCGGGAGAGGTCACCACGACTGCCCAAGTGGACATCCCCGCCGTCGTGCGCGACACCATCACGCGCATCGGATACGTCAATTCGGCCGACGGCTTCGATGCCAAGTCCTGCGGCATTTCGGTGGCGCTCGGCAAGCAGAGCCCCGACATCGCGCAGGGCGTTGACACCGCCCACGAGCGCCGCGTGCAGGGCAAGGAGGACCCGTACGATCAGATAGGTGCGGGCGATCAGGGCCTCATGTTCGGCTTCGCCTGCGATGAGACCCCAGTGTGGATGCCGCTGCCCATCGTCCTCGCGCACGAACTCGCGAAGCGGCTCGCGACCGTGCGCCGCACGTCGCTGTCGTATCTCCGCCCCGACGGTAAGTCGCAGGTGACCGTGCGCTACGACGGGCTGACGCCGGTGGGTGTGGACACGGTGGTCATCTCGAGCCAGCACACCGAAAATGTCGACACCGACCAGTTGCACGACGACATCACCCGTGAGGTCATCCAGCCGGTGCTTGAGGAGTTCGGCGTGTGGACACCGGACGACATCAATCTCCTCATCAACCCGACGGGAAAGTTCGTAGTGGGTGGTCCCATGGGCGACTGCGGCCTGACGGGTCGGAAGATCATCGTGGACACCTATGGCGGCATGGCGCGTCACGGTGGTGGCGCGTTCTCGGGCAAGGACCCTTCCAAGGTGGATCGCTCCGCCGCGTACGCCGCGCGCTGGGTGGCCAAGAACGTGGTGGCCGCAGGGTTCGCCACTCGTGCCGAGGTGCAGGTGGCCTACGCGATCGGTGTTGCGCACCCGGTGTCGGTCAACGTGCAAACGTTCGGCACGGCGACGCGCCCTGAGGAGGAGATCCTCACGTGGATCAATGAGAAGTTCGATCTCCGCCCGGCCGCCATCGTTGAGCACCTCGATCTGCGCCGACCGATCTACCAGACGACCGCGGCATACGGCCACTTCGGCCGCACCGAGCCGGAGTTCACCTGGGAGAGCACGCGAATCGGTGACGAGCAGGCGGGTTGACCCCACCGACGACGGAGCGATCGCCCAGGTCGTTCCGCTCGTCGCCGCGCGTGCCCTCGACCGGGCGCTCGACTACGCGGTGCCGGACGAGCTGCGCCCCCGCGTCGTCCCCGGAGCTCTCGTTGCCGTCGGCCTTGGTCCTCGCACCGTGCTCGGCGTGGTGGTGGGGAGGGACCCCGCGACGCACGATGGGCGCATGGCCCGGGTCGCGGGGGTTGTGGACGCGCCGGTGGTGCCCACCGATCTCCTAGACGTCGCCCGGTGGGTGGCCGGGCGCACCCTCGCTCCACTCGGTACCTGCCTGAAGCTGGTACTGCCGCCGGGTGCCGAGGGTGCTCTTCGGCGCGGCCCGGAGGGCACCTGGCACCTCGGTGCACCAACCGGGCAGGGGCGGCAGCGCATCGTGGCTCGAGTCGTGGACGGGGTGGAGGACCTTGCCGGTCGGCGGGCCGAAGTTCTGCGTGAACTGCGGGCGGGGGGAGGCAGCATGCCCGCTGCGGACTTGGTCACGGTGGCGGCGACGACGATGCTCACGCTCCGGCGCATGGCCGATGACGGGCAGATCGACCTCGTGCGGGAGCGCGACGATGCCCGTGGGCTCGATTGGGCCGGTCCAGCGCCATCGCCGGACGAACCACCAGTACTCACCTCCGCTCAACAGGTGGCCGTGAACCGGATCATCCGGGCGATGGACTCCACAACGGGAGAGGGCCTCCTGTTGCATGGCGTCACCGGGTCCGGCAAGACCGAGGTGTACCTACGGGTCATCGCTGAGGCGCGGGCCCGTGGTCAGACGTCTCTCATCTTAGTTCCGGAGATCGGGCTCACTCCCCAACTGCTCGGGCGGCTTCGCGCGCGCCTTGGCGAGACGGTGGCCGTGTGGCATTCGGCGCTTCCTCCGGCACAGCGGGCAGCGGAGGACCGCCGCATCCGGTCGGGGGAGGCCGACGTGGTGATCGGCGCACGCAGTGCGGTGTTCGCACCGCTCATGAACCTCGGGGTCGTGATCGTGGACGAGGAACACGATGCGTCGTACAAGCAGGACTCGTCGCCCCGCTACGACGCGCGGCAGGTGGCCTACCGGCGTGCAATGGCCTCCCACGCGGCGCTCGTCTACGGCAGCGCCACACCCCGGCCCGAGGCCTGGCACGCGCTTGAGCGCATCACCCTTACGGAGCGCGCTGATGGTGCGACGTTGCCGCCGATCGACGTGGTGGACATGCGTACCCAGCCCCCCGGACCGGTGTCGCGCCCGCTGCAGGCGGCACTTCAGGCGGCCGGGGAGCGTGGCGAGAAGGCGATCATCCTGCTCAACCGGCGAGGATTTGCCCGTACCACTCTCTGCCGGTCGTGCGGATGGATCGCGCGGTGCCGCGACTGCGATGTCCCCATGATCCTCCATCGCGCGGGCGGGGGCGACCTCGTGGTGTGCCACCACTGCGGGCAGGAGCGCATTCCCCCCACCACGTGCCCCGCGTGTCGGTCGGTGGACGTCGGCCGACAGGGGTCCGGAACCCAAGCGCTCGAGGAGGCCCTCGCCGCCGTGGTGCCCAACACCCGCCTCGTGCGGCTCGACGCCGACAGCGCTGCCCGCCCCGGTGGCATCGTGGGCTTGCTTAAGGAGTTCAACCGGCCGGGCCCGGCGATCCTGCTGGGTACGCAGATGGTGGCGAAGGGTCACGACCTGCCGATGGTGACCGTTGCGGGAATCCTCGACGCCGACGCGGGCCTTCAACACCCCGACTTCCGTGCGGAGGAGCGCACGTTCTCGTTGATCGTGCAGTTGGCGGGCCGCGCGGGTCGGCGCAAGGGTGAGCCCGCGCGAGTCGTGGTGCAGGCGTGGGAGCCCGCCGCGCGCGCGGTACGCCTAGGCGCGGCCCACGCGGTGGAGGAGTTCGTTACCGGTGAGATCGCACGTCGGGAATCGCGGGGGATGCCGCCGCACGGACACCTGATCCGAATCGTCGTGGAGGGGGAATCGGCGTCTCGGGTGGGGGAGGTGGCCCACGAGTTGGCGGACGCCGTTGCCGATTGCGACCCGTCCATCGTGGTGCGGGGTCCGTCGCGACTCCATCGGCTGCGGGGCCGCACGCGACGCGCCATCCTTCTCCAAGCGCCGCTGTCGTCCACCCTCACTGCCGCGGTACGTCACGTGGCTTTGGCCCCGCGTGGCCCGGCATCGCGCACGGGGGTGAGGATCGGCATCGACGTCGATCCGCAGGAGACCTGACACCGCCCCACGATCCCGCTAGCCTGCCCCGGGCCAGCACCCCGACCCGAGGTTCTCCCGATTCCCGTCCCGCGCCTGTTCGTGTCCCCGTCCGAGCCCCGTGCTCAGTGGACCCATGTCCTCGCGTCCGTCCTCGCCCTCACGTCGGCGGACCACCGTGTCGCGCTCATGCGCGACTTCCTCGACGAGGATCTCCCCGACATCGGGAACGCCATCGTGCGCGAGTTCGCTCCGGCCGGTGACGACGTCATCGACATTGTCGTCCAGGATCGCGACAAGGCGTGGGCCCTCGGCATCCAGACCACCCTCGCGTTCCAGAGTGACACTCAGGCCCGGCTGAGTCGCGCGGCGGGTGCCCTCGAGGGTTACGGCCGCGTGATCGTGATGGCGATCACCGCCGATCGCACGTCGGGTCCGGCGATCTCGGGCGCGTGCTCCGAGGGCATCGACGCCCGCCACTCGTCGTGGTTGCGCGTGCGCGACTGGATTCAGGAGCGGCCGGAACGGGGTCGGGCCCATGGTGTCGACTTCGCGGTGCTGCAGCAGGCGGAGTACCTCCTCACTCCGAACGTGGCCGAGCTCTATCGCCTCGAAGACATCGTTCCGATCGTTCCGGTGGAGGCCCGTGAGGCCGTCACGGCCGCGTTCTTTGGCCTCAACGATTTGTCACCTGCCCCGCGCATCGACCAGCACAGCGATGGCGCAACCGCGGTCTTCCCGCGTACCGGTGATCCGTGTGTCGAACTCGTCATCCGTGGTGGCTCGGCGAGCGTGGTGCTGAACGCCGACGGCGGCCCGGGGATGACCACCACCGACCGCCCCGGTTGGGGCGCACTCGCCATCGGGTCGGACGCTGACTGGGACCTCGCTTCCTCGTGGGGGCTCGCTGCGGCGCGACGCCTGCTCCCGCGCAAGCGGTAATCGGTTCACTGGGCACGCCGGACCCTCCGGACGTGGTACCGGGAGTCCTGTCCGTGGGCGGGTTTGCCCACTTCGTCACATCGGTCCGGTCCCGATGGGGTCGGCCGGGCACCGGCAACCCGGTGGTACCCTGAAGCCATGTCGCGACGTTCCTTCGATGACGCCGAGCGCGAGGCGGTTCGCCTTGCCGCGCTCGAGCACATCCGCCAGTACGGCGATCCCTGTCTGCGCACCACCGCGGCACGCATCGAGGTGTTCGACGATGCCCTCGTGCGCGAGGCGAGTGAGATGGTCCGGCTCATGGACGAGGGGCGCGGCTGCGGGTTGGCAGCCCCACAACTCGGGCGCCTGCATCGGCTGATCGTGGTACAGGCGTCGGACGAGAAACCCGTGCATGTGCTGGTCAACCCCGAGATAATCTCCCGCAGCGAGGATGAGGAGATCGGTCCCGAGGGGTGCCTGTCGCTCGGTGAGGTGATCGTGGACGTCTCACGTGCCGTCGCGGTGCGCATCCGGGCTCAGGATCTGAATGGCACGGGGTTTGAGGCGGACCTTGAGGGGTTCGGTGCCCGTGTGGTGCAGCATGAGATCGATCACCTCGACGGCATCCTGATTCTCGACCGGGCCACGTCCGAGGACCGTCGGGCCGCCCTCGCGGAGCTTCGCGAGTCGCTCCTCGCGCGCGCCTGATCACCGTTATATGAGGGTCATCTTCGCGGGGAGTCCCGCCTCTGCCGTACCGGTGCTCGAGGCGCTGCTTGCGTCGCGTCACGAGGTGGTGCTGGTGGTCACGCGTGAGGACCGTCCCCGCGGCCGCCGTGGAACCCCGGTGCCCACGCCCATCGGCACGGTGGCCGTCGAAAAGGGCATCGCGACCCTCACGCCGACATCCATCAACACCCCGGACTCCCTCGCCGCACTGCGCGCGGTCGATGCCGACGTTATCGCGGTGGCCGCGTTCGGCCAGATTCTGGGGGACGAGGTGCTCGGGGGGTGGCCGTGTATCAACGTCCACTACTCCCTTCTACCGGCCTACCGCGGTGCCGCACCGGTCGAGCGGGCGCTGATGGACTGCTGTGAGGAGGTGGGCATCACGATCATGCAGATGGATGCCGGCCTCGACACGGGTCCGATCATTGAGCAGGTCCCGGTCGCGCTCACGGGCGATGATGACGCCGGGGGCCTGCTCATGACGATGGCCGCGACCGCTGGCCCCGCGCTCATCCGCGCGCTGGACGCTGTGGAGTCCGGCACGCTCGTCGTCACACCCCAGCCCGACGAGGGCGTCACGATCGCGGCCAAGATCACCCGTGACGATCGGCCCATCGATCTCACGCGCACGGCCGCGCAGATCGCCGGGCAGGTACGGGCGCTGTCCCCGCACGTTGGTGCAACGATTGTCATCGACGGCGTGCCCGTCACGGTCTGGCGCGTGGGACCGGTGCCCGACACCGCAGCGCCCGGACTGGTGCGGGGCGACGGACGCCTCATTCTCGGCACGGCGAGCGGTGCACTCCAAATTCTGGAGATCCAGCCATCCGGCACGGTACGTATGCCGGTCGATGCATTCCTGAGGGGGTACCGCGGTGAACTCACGCTCTCGACCTAATCACGAGCGTGACGAGCACGCCCCGGTGTCACCGGCGAGGCGGCTCGCGCTCGGCGTGCTCCGCCGTGTGGACGACGGCGCGTACGCCGACCGCGCCCTGCACGCGGAGGCCACGCGGTCACGGATCCTGCCCCGGGATCGCCAGCAGGCGCAGCGTCTGGCCTACGGTGCCGTGCAGATGAGACGTCTGCTCGACTGGTTGATCGACGGCGCTGCCGATCGACCCGAGCGGATTGAGCCGGGTGTGCGCAACGTTCTGCGCATCGGTGTCTACGAGATTGTCTTCTCCGACGGAACCCACGACTCGGCGGCGGTGGATCAGGCGGTGAGCATGGCCTACGCCCTGCCGGGCCCGCGCGGGCGGGGTCCGGCGCGTGCGGGTCTGGTCAACGCTGTGCTCCGGCGCGCGGCGGCCGAGGGGCCGCAGCGCATCGCTGCGCTCGGGCCCAACGACGTGGCGCTGCGTACCTCGTTTCCCGATTGGATCGCCGCCGGCCTGGTCGCATCGCTTGGAGCGACGGATGCTGAGGCCGTCATGCGGGCCGCGAACGAATCGAGCGAGTCCGCCATCCGCTGGAACACCCTCATGGGGCCACGCGAGGCCGTGGAGAGTGAACTTCCGGCGTGGCACGGGGACGCACTCCTCCCCGAGGCGATGGTGCTGGAGTCGCCCTTCGCCCTCGAAGACTCCGACGCCTTCGCCGCGGGGCGCGTGATGGCCCAGAGCCGGGCGTCGATGATTCCTG from Thermoleophilia bacterium encodes the following:
- a CDS encoding NAD(P)-dependent glycerol-3-phosphate dehydrogenase, with translation MAREPDSRPLRPRGCAGGHRGEEPQVSDVVVVGAGAWGATFACVASRAGAGVTLLCRTPEQAAVLRDTRHDDAHLGDVALPDDVSVTHLDDSDPFVDARIVVIALPSRAVGVMAPIIADRLPAGAGVLSLTKGLEPGTGRVLSEVWRDALGDDVPFAVLSGPNHAEEISRGQPAAAVVSGDPAFAARVRDAVSGPVFRVYVNDDLVGVELCGAAKNVIAIAAGMADGLGFGDNSKAALITRGLAEMSRLGAAAGANDATFRGLAGMGDLIATCTSRHSRNRRAGELIARGMTAADAEAKIGHVVEGLATVQALRLRADRAGVELPISDQVAAAIFEGRPVADCLMNLMGRAPAAEA
- a CDS encoding 1-acyl-sn-glycerol-3-phosphate acyltransferase; protein product: MWLWWISAHLLGVVFRLWFRIRVRGTHHVPRTGAVLIVCNHISFLDPPMVGWASRPRKSFYMAKAEIFDGARSAWMMSSFGVFPVARGGVDRNAVRIARDLLARGESVLMFPEGTRSRDGRLRAAFPGAGSMGLDTDVVIVPAAIWGSQSRTGPVRVVFGPPVSSDGLTAGTRGARAAELTRRMMEAIAELIPEAGGPPQVVNDGVPSLEKDA
- a CDS encoding (d)CMP kinase; translation: MIIAIDGPAGAGKSTVARAVARALGIGYLDTGAMYRALTLVALRTGVALDDGPALADMARDHPVTLTSGAAGVRVVIRGDDVTMAIRESDVTAAVSVVAAYPDVRSEMVARQRQVMEHGDWVCDGRDIGSVVFPGAQVKVFLTASVDERARRRHAELVARGERVDLRVVRDDVERRDLADSSRAASPLVVADGAEVLDTTGMRIDEVVARIAGMARGVS
- the aroA gene encoding 3-phosphoshikimate 1-carboxyvinyltransferase; this encodes MTSLTFRPATAVAGTVAVPADKSITHRAFLIGAISDRAVTVENPLDSADTAATLDAVRLLGAGVEGDIARRVVITGRGVRGLTPPPVIDCANAGTLMRLVTGILVGQQGEVTVLDGDESLRARPMTRIIEPLARMGAEVVASGGGTAPLVVRPGRPLRGVVYDLPVASAQVKSCILLAGLNAEGETWVREPVRSRDHTERMLRAAGVDVMERDGMVGVRGPVTSLALPDIRVPGDFSSAAFAIVAGVLAGDPAVCVTGVNLNPARTGLLDVLARMGADVTVAAGPDVAGEPAGDIIVRRCGLLHATEVRADEVPSMVDEIPLVGLLGALAAGTTVVSGANELRVKESDRIATVVALLRAIGADVEEQGDGFVVRGSKTLPGGEVQSHGDHRLAMLGALAGIVSVRGVTVHGMDAAAVSYPGFVDDFTALGVVTG
- the der gene encoding ribosome biogenesis GTPase Der, producing the protein MSEGDEPTGHPDRSKPSRPGMPDRPRGRERHAPKGSTVALGQAVVAVVGYPNVGKSTLFNRLTGRREAVVDSRPGATRDRRQGGAEWNGVQFQILDTGGIDDADESSLARDISSQAVRAIDEADLILFVVDAMAGATAGDLEVAERLRRSHRPVIVVANKCDNEDAEIRAQSLWGLGLGEVVTVSALHGRGVGDFLDLLVESLPEIAVDDDEGDDAVDRMPAFCIMGRPNVGKSSILNALLGEERMIVQDQPGTTRDPVDTIIEWDGQEIVLIDTAGLRRRGRMRERVEHYSQLRAIEAAHRADVAIVVADATEGITEADLAACDQAAQAHCATLLILNKWDLATPDLTDLRGRVRRKSRQHPPIVACSAVTSEGLDRVIPAALRLFAKSRNRLSTHDLNTTLRALAAERPGPRKGNRQLSMRFLVQTGVAPPIFRLEVNDRALMTRDYGFWLENRIRDRFDLAGVPVDIEVRSRR